A stretch of the Danio rerio strain Tuebingen ecotype United States chromosome 18, GRCz12tu, whole genome shotgun sequence genome encodes the following:
- the gatm gene encoding glycine amidinotransferase, mitochondrial (The RefSeq protein has 1 substitution compared to this genomic sequence), protein MLRVRCLRGGSRGAEAAHLIGALVGRALSGRLSRASRSSSSSAAAQLPLSAHEQVPEPTAEECPVCAHNEWDPLEEVIVGRAENACVPPFTVEVKANTYEKYWPFYQQYGGQTFPKEHVQKAVAEIEEMCNILQHEGVTVRRPEPVDWSLEYRTPDFSSTGMYAAMPRDILMVVGNEIIEAPMAWRARFFEYRAYRPLIKEYFRRGARWTTAPKPTMADQLYDQDYPIRTVEDRHKLAAQGKFVTTEFEPCFDAADFIRAGTDIFVQRSQVTNYMGIEWMRRHLSPTYKIHIISFKDPNPMHIDATFNIIGPGLVLSNPDRPCRQIEMFKKAGWTVVTPPTPLIPDNHPLWMSSKWLSMNVLMLDEKRVMVDANESTIQKMFESLGIKTVKVSIRHANSLGGGFHCWTTDVRRRGTLQSYFL, encoded by the exons ATGCTGAGAGTCCGCTGCCTGAGGGGGGGGAGCCGGGGAGCCGAGGCCGCGCATCTGATCGGGGCCCTG gtgggtCGCGCGCTCTCGGGAAGGCTGTCGCGCGCGTCCCGGAGCAGCTCGAGTTCCGCCGCCGCACAGCTCCCGCTGTCCGCGCACGAGCAGGTGCCCGAGCCCGCGGCCGAGGAGTGCCCCGTGTGCGCGCACAACGAGTGGGACCCGCTGGAGGAAGTGATCGTGGGCCGAGCTGAAAACGCATGCGTGCCGCCGTTCACCGTGGAGGTGAAG gccAACACCTATGAGAAGTACTGGCCCTTCTACCAGCAGTACGGCGGTCAGACATTCCCGAAGGAGCACGTGCAGAAGGCGGTGGCGGAGATCGAGGAGATGTGCAacatcctgcagcacgagggAGTGACGGTGCGGAGGCCAGAGCCGGTGGACTGGTCCCTGGAGTACCGCACACCTGACTTCAGCTCgacag gcatgTACGCAGCGATGCCCAGGGATATCCTGATGGTGGTGGGGAATGAGATCATCGAGGCCCCGATGGCGTGGAGGGCTCGCTTCTTCGAGTACCGTGCGTACCGGCCCCTGATCAAAGAGTACTTCAGACGCGGCGCCCGCTGGACCACCGCGCCCAAACCCACCATGGCGGACCAGCTCTACGACcag gattaCCCCATCCGCACAGTAGAGGACAGGCATAAGCTGGCCGCTCAGGGGAAGTTTGTGACCACAGAGTTTGAGCCGTGTTTCGACGCTGCAGACTTCATCCGGGCCGGCACTGATATATTCGTCCAGAGGAgtcag GTTACGAACTACATGGGCATCGAGTGGATGCGGCGCCACCTCTCTCCCACCTACAAGATCCACATCATCTCCTTCAAGGACCCGAACCCCATGCACATCGACGCCACCTTCAACATCATCGGGCCCGGGCTGGTGCTGTCCAACCCCGACCGGCCCTGCAGACAG ATCGAGATGTTCAAGAAGGCGGGCTGGACGGTGGTGACGCCCCCGACTCCTCTGATCCCCGAca ATCATCCGCTGTGGATGTCCTCTAAGTGGCTCTCCATGAACGTGCTGATGCTGGACGAGAAGCGTGTGATGGTGGACGCTAACGAGAGCACCATCCAGAAGATGTTCGAGAGCCTGG GTATAAAGACGGTGAAGGTGAGCATCCGGCACGCTAACTCTCTGGGCGGAGGCTTTCACTGCTGGACCACAGACGTGCGGCGCCGCGGGACGCTGCAGTCCTACTTCCTCTAG